DNA sequence from the Sphaeramia orbicularis chromosome 13, fSphaOr1.1, whole genome shotgun sequence genome:
TTTCATTCTCATGGCCAACTCCAGTTGGGTTACAATGGATACTATTCTATTAATATTGAAAAGCATGGATTTGTGTCTCTTGGAGGGATCTGTGTAATAACCATTAACACAGAAAGATTGCCAATATCCTCTACAATAGAAACAGGTTGTCAGCACCAGGTTAAGATAATAATTTACCATTTGCATGCCTAACAGGGATTAAAAATTAACCAATTGTCAGGAAGGAAAGAAAATGTTCACACTGGATTGTCACTTTAGGTGCAAAAAGTTAAAATGGTTCACAGAGCAACAGCCGTTCTTCTAACGAAGACAGTGAAATGCATCCCCTATAGACATTATattgttcaaaataaagttgGCATTTACACCCAAGAGGACAAATGATATTAGGACATGTGCAGTAATTACTGTTAAATCTCTACTCAGCAGAAAATGAAATTAAACCGAGAAAATGAAAAGGAGAAGATGACACCTCTTGTGATATCTGGCTACTAGCCACTTAGCGTTTCCTCTTGATTAATCTGATAACAGACCATCACAAGTGGCCCTCTCAACAAAATCTATAGCAGTTATGTGGAGAGTATTCTCTCTTTAATAAAGTGAGACCCAGTGCAGTGTGTTTGTGCCATACATGcagtgcatttttcagataaGCATCTGTTTTTCTGAGAACAAATCCCTGACAATTAGCAAGAATCCTCTAATGTTCTTGAACTCAATCCAAGGACTGAGTGTCTATGatttcagtgttgtgtgtttGAATAAGTTATACCTGTATATTTCAATCAAATCATTAAAATGTGCTTTGAAAACAATATACACTGTTTCCATGAAACAAGTGTTGTTCTACCTTTGAGTTTTTTCAAAGAATGGAGTACATCCTGCTTTGACGTTAACTGATGGAAATCTTTGTGGTGACAAGTATGACTTCAGGCTAAGAATGACCTATGACtaaacctgaaacacacaaaaaccaagATTAAAATCATGTCAAACCTGGACCTAAGAGACTTCAACTATCAGTCAagtataatacaaaatatattggcAAATTATCTTAACAGTGTGAGGAGCAACATTTCCGTTTGCTTCTGGAGACTGTTGATTCTCTTCTGTTGGCATGTGATCGACATTTTCATGAATGGTATGAGTAGCAGTGCTTCATCACCTGGACTGATGATGTTATAAAATAATCAAGCGGTCAAATCCACTGTTAGCCAAACTGCCTGTCCTTCATCTAAGTAGTCAATTTAATAGAAAGGCCTACCAGGTACGCACTTCTCGGTATTAAATGTGTGCAGGATGTGAAAGTATGAACGCAAAATGTCTTATATTTTGGGCTAAGTAGGTAAGAAATTGGTTGAGCTGCTTGAGACTGGCCTGGTGAGTCAAGCTGCGCTGTTCAGGTTCAGGCCTGGTGAAAGCTAACTGACACACCGCAGGAGTCAGCCGGCTACCCCGACCTGACCACCGGGCAACTGCTCGCACCGCCCCCCTTATGTTATTTGACGTCTTCAGGTGAGATTTATCCATCAACACCGCTCTCAACCGGTAGCCGTTAGGATCTCTCAGCACATCGTTAACGGAAGGAGGGGGTCGTTTTAAAACCTACCGGCACTGCAAACGTCACTGGAGCTCGTGAAACGATCGGTAACACGTTAAAATGTTAACGGCCTCACACGCAGAGAACCGAAGAACCAATTAGCTACTCTACCTCGGGTGGTAAAAAGCGAATGCGGTTACAGGAGTGTCATTCATTTTACCTCGCCGTTGCTCACGGTAGCCTTAGTCGCCTCGCTCTCCTGCGTCGCCATCTTTCCTTGTCTCTGTCGCGCACACACCACACTACTGCTGGCTGGGAAACTGCGCATCGTATCGCGAGAGTTCCGTTGAAGTGTCGTAGAAGTGACGTGTTTTCAGGGGAGTGATAAAAACAGTGAGGCTGATAAATATTGTAAGCTCTTTTTAGTGACACCGCTGATGAAACAGTATGAAACGCTGTGCTTAGTCATCCATCTTCAGGAGTTTCAGTAAAGTAAACTCTGCTTATATACCGACAATAGAATCTTATGTATCTGGCAGCTGAAGCAACTTTTTAAACTTGATACAATAAATAAGACCAGGTTCTAGTTTTGAAGCTCTGAATATTGCATTTAAGGTTGAATACTGCTGCTATTAGTACCTTGCTTCATTTTTCTACTACACTGCACTCTGAAATACTCTGCAGAAGAAATACAATTAGCTGACTGGTCAAAGTACGCAGACACAAGATTAAATACGAATTGTTAAGCATAGAACACAATATTGTTTATACTGTTTGTACAAACACATCTATTTCATCTGATAAACTACAGTACTGTCaaactgttttattattattacattacccTTTGGCACATCGTAACAACAGCACCTAAGAGACTGACATTGTTTTTCTTCTACAAAATGAGCAGCATTCATTATGTATGTATTGAAAATAATTAAAGGAAAAGAAACCACCAGAATAATGAATTAACATTTCATTTGTAATCTTGAGATGACATTTCAACAGTTAGTAAGGCATACAGTATCATTCGTGAAATGTACATTGACAAAAGCTGACCGTTAGGGAAACTGATGGTATGACGGACTATGAGAGGCAGTGATGTAGCGCTTCACTGTTAGGTGAACATTTTGATGCATTGTACCATGGAGAAACCGGCATAGTAAACACATTTAAGTTGTAACTTTTAATGTAACAAGAACGTACTTAAACATTCATACCATCAAAGTTCTATTTCAACTCTCATATCCATGTTATATTTATGCAACAGCTATATACACACAAAGATGTTCCTATGTGTACATAAAATGCAAAACACTAGAGGCTAGAtgacagagggaaaaaaagagaagtggAAAATGTCCTCAAACTACACATGATAAAATGTGTCATGCTCATGTGAAACAGACCAAAAAAGGAACTTTAATAATTATGATGTAACATGAAGCTGAAGGTCATTAAAAATGTTAGTACAAGTTATATTTGTTACATCATACAGACTGAGACACATctaagaaaactaaatgcaacGCAGAATCCAACATTTTTGTAAATATACAGTTGCTGCAAATCTTTATTGGTCACTGTAAATTTACAATCTAAACCCTCATTTTGTCATCAATTGGTGTACAAAAAAGCACCCTTGAATTTGACTGAGGTCTACTTTCAATCTGAATTGATATAAATTGCATTACGCTTTCATTTACTTTAAATGTGGTCCTCCCTGCTGACATAATCTTAATATTCAATATTAATATTCAAGTGGAGACATTTTAAAACTAAACTTGAGCTATTCAGTCACAAAAATTAGGGGAAATTACATTAATATGTTAACATTAACAAGTAAATGGGACTGTTTTTCAAACTacataccaaaaaaaagaaatagaaatatAAGAAATGTATGTTTGTCTCAAAGGAAATGATGCATCTAATCTTGGACACTTTGTCATTGCCATATCtagtatttttatgtttatgtcaaCTGATGCAGGGAGAAAAGATGAGGGTGATGCTGTGTTTCACGTGAACCGCTGAGGAGTGATTTCATGTTTTGATCTTGACAGCTAATCTGTGTGACTTGATGTTTGTTGAGAAtacaattttcattttaattGTCTGATGGTGAACATTTCCTTCCCCTGTGTGATCCAATAATTACTGTCAATGGACCACTCTTTCAACAATTTACAATAAACCAAAACTACTATGACTACAACTGACTATTAACACTTATATACAATCATCTTTGTACACACTAAATGAAGAGAAGTGAAGGTTTCCAAACATTTGATCTGGGCTCCCACTGTGAGAAACCTAAAGAGCACAACTGCAAAAGAGAACAAGTGCTGGTAAATCAATTTGATAAAACTAAACAGAAGATCTGAACCTTCATTATGCTGCTGTACATCCTCCTTTACAACCTAATATGAGCTCCTCTTTTGTGTTTACGGCAGCCACTGCTATGTTACCTTTGTGTTACTATGAGGAAATGAAGTCAGGATACCTTTAGACACCACTCTTTGGATAATGCATCCCAAGAAATATAAGACAAAACCAAAAGGGTACAATAACAATGACTTTCATTGGTGATTGGATTGAGGTTGATGCTCAAATGCAGTCTAGCCCTTTGAAGGGGAGACCATACAGTCCTACATCTCATCCAGACCGTAATCCTCTTCAGGGAAGTCTCCCACAGTCACACTCAGAGGCTTCACAAATGCACCATATTTGTTCTCACATTCAAAGTAGCACTTCCCACCAACACTGTTGAAAGAGAATTAAAGGAAGACAAAATCAAAACCAGTCTCTTAACATGATCAACTTTGTGGATAGTGACATAATGACAGAGATCCAACCTTCCACTGTGTTTTCCCAGGGGCTCGTCATACTTCACACCAACCCAGTAGCCTGGCTTAAAATCTGTCGTTCCTGCAATCAACATGACAACAATATTCTTCACATTTTTACTCAACTATTGTTAGGTAACACTTTATATTAAGATACAAAACTATGTAGGTAGTTATTAGGAAAGACTGACACTTTGCTTTGGTATAAACCACATATTAATGCGTTATTCTAAAACTATTAGGCCATTAACAAGTACAGTTTCtctattttattcaataaactcCAAATCACTTCTCATTGATAGTGCATTGACTAAGGTTTGTACTGCCATAGTTGTTGCACAAACAGCTGCTTGTTGACACAAGTCCATATAAaacaacataataaaaacaattaCTACAATATTTACAGTGtagtaaaagtataaatatacAAATTAAGTTATTGACTAAGGTGTTAAACAAACTGATGATAGCGAAGATAGGAGATCTTCAGTGACACTCAATCCTGTTAAGTAGTGAGGTCAGTACAAGCCTGACAAGGTGGTCATTAGCACAACAATCATCATTCTCtcttgacagctgtaattacacaCTGCTGATCAGATTACATCAGACATGACCTGACCACAATTCTACTGCTCTATTTTGCACTACACAGCTAAGAAAAAGTTgtttcacttttccataacagcatgaaacatTAGATCttgtcattttttcttcttttgattCGGACTGAGAGGAGAGGGCTGTAGAAGCAAGGTATGCAAATTATATATCAAAATCCTCCAATTTTGGCTCTTAACCCCTCCTCCAACTGTgactaaattattattattatcattattattattattattattattattattaacccagaCAGATCTCTCAATTAGGTGACGTGTTTGATGTACAACTTCCTAACTTGTGATCAATAAACAGTAATTGCCAGTTATTGAAGGAGAACTGTTAATGGCATCAGATTTCTAAAATATGATCATGTAGAGTAAATGAAAATCACAAATATTTAAAATAGCTAAATAAAATGCTGGTAAAAACTACGTCTGATTACTCATAGTTTTTTTAGACAACATGGTCAGTCAACGGGCATGAGGTAGATTGTTTGTTGAGTCTCTAAATTGTCTGATAGTGAGACATTATTATATATACTAGTCAGATGGTTAGGGTAGATTTTCTAATTTTGTGCTGACACAAGCCATGAGTTTGCAAATGACCCAGACCTAAatttaacaaagcaaaataaCAAAGACATTTCTGGTGGGAGTCCTGTGGTTAGTGTTGTTGCTCAATGCTGATGAAACTGGTGAGACGGGCTGAAAAACCTACTGAATTTCTTGCTGATTTAGCACAAAAGGTCTCAGGCACCATAGTATACAACACACAAATGCTACTCTACTGGAGAGACAATCCTCAGGCTTTAAACCAGTGTCCTACACAAAATAAAGCAGCTAAGTTTCATCCTCACTTACCAACATACATGACTGTGCCAAGCTTGGTGGGCTGCCCGGGAACCTGCACTTGGCATCGGTTGCCAACAGAAATGGCATCAGCAGCAGCTTTCTGTTCCTCTTCCCGAGCAGCAAGTTCAGCTTTCTTCTTGGCCATGTCTTCTTCGTTGTAGCGACCAACACGCTGCTTCTTCATGAATGACCTTGCTGAGTCTGAAAGAAAGGAAATCAGATTATAGTGAATGGATGATACTTTTCTCATTCTCTTAAAATGTTCTGTATTAAATAAGACCCAATAGTTTTTCAAAATTATGTAATAAAATGTGAGAGTATGCCACGGAGTTAGTTTTTGGAATACTGTAGATATATTTGCATAAAGCTAAATGACAATGGCTGAATATTTTTTATGAACCAAATAATCTGCTCAAATAAAATTTTCGATCTTTCAAGTTTATTTATTGTCTATGTAACTCAAATCAAATGGTCAACAAGTCATTTCGGTGTTCATCCAAACACCATCACCACTTGTAAAATGTGCCAGGAAGTAAATCTTCTTTGAAAACAGCCCAAGTTACTGGTTATCTGGTTGTGATTTCTTATCACATGTCATGTGCTGATCACATGACCTCTTTGTGTGCATTTCTTACCAGATTTACTTCCTATGTCACATTTTACCACTGCTGATGGTGTTTGTATGAAAACTGAAACATCTTCTGACCTTTTTACTTTTGTTTGTCcagttatacatatatattaaattGCAATAATATTCGATGTCCTCATTTGATACGCCAATTAAAGAGAATGGTTTATTTACCCTGTTTCAAAAAGTACTaaaaataatattacagtaaagagAACTACCATAAGCCTAATGTTAATCTGTGATTTGCGgctatagaaataaaactgaGTTGATTTCATTGGCTGATGTGCAGTACACGTATAGATAACACTATACCTGTTTTCTTGTCATAAGCTTCATCTGACAGTTCAAACTTCTCCACTTTGGAAACATCACTGAACTCGCCCATCTTACCACCACTTCGATCAATAACCTGAgcaaaaaaagtcacattcaTTATGTTAGTTTTTAAAAGTCAATACCtgtgattatttttgtttaaCCCCCATTGAAATATCAGTTCCTAATCACAAGAGCATGTAAGCAATATTGTATTACAGATATTACTAATGATGATAATGTAGTTGACAGTAAAAATCTGCCTTATTGATGAATATAAGTGTTCGATAAAACAAAAAGGCTAATTAGTTGTTTATTAACTAATCTACCCAAagtataaaacaaaaagaaaacaaatattccTTCAGTGCTAAAGCGTCAAGAAACCAAGAGATGTTTTAAATGCCTTTACTGTCAGAGTATGGTGATAATGAACTGAATAAAAAAAGTTTTTGCTGTTTAAAGGAGAGTGCCTGAGGGTTTTCTAAATGTGCAGCATGCTCCattcaatgtaatttttaatcCCCTTCATGAAATATGAAGATGGAAACATAACTTGACATTCATGATGACATCTTATTATGTTAAACATGTTCAATGATTAAGAAGGGCAAATCTGTATTACGTTCAATAacgaaacatctgacatgtaacCAAAGTCATATCTGCACAATTGTAGCAAAGTACTCCAAAATATCAGTGGTTTTGAGTTGTTAAAATACATACATGTATTCTGCAGTCATCATCCACAGGGTAAGAGCCCAGCAAGGCTTCATTGTCATCTATTTTCTGCAGGAACTTGTCATTTATGCTGTACAATTCCAAATCCATACAAGAGGCAAGTGCACCCACAATCATCTCCAATTTCCCCTGAAgaagacacaaataaaaaaaaaaaaaacacataaaattgtACGTGTCTGTTAAAGAGAGTGGGATGTACATAAAACAACTTTATTTCACGCTTCTCAGGTCAGAATACAAGACGTGTATTTATGCATGAGACAAGTTCAATGTGTGAGATAAGTAAAGAGGTCTCACCTTCAGTTCTGCTACACTTATCCCTCTGTTGAACCTGCGCTGTACCTCAAAGGAGGACAGGGTGGTGGTCAGGCGCACATTCACAGTGGGGTTGGTGATAACTGTCACTCCACTGTCCATTATGCAGGTGGGATGGACACAGCTAGGTCACTGCTCAAACACTACAGAGGGAAAGGAGTTGACAAAAACGAATATGCAATTAATGAATGCATCGGTTGTACCAGTGGACTGTCAGCAAATAGCACAGAGTTTTAACCTATGGCAGAGCTTCTAATAACGATGAACAAAATCAGAACTTCAATCCCGGTTAACAGGTCCACTAAACAAGACTACGCCCATCCCAAATGCATGCCCCCTCTTGGTGGTACCTTGTAGTCAAGTTAACAAAACGCGCTCTTATACAGAAATTAACACTATGGGCTGCTGTGTTCCCTTGTGTATGTTCTTATTTCAGCCGTCTTAGAGTATGTAGCCAGTCTATGCTAACGGTTTAGAAGCTACGGCACCGGAGTCACGTTGTCGCACTGAAGACCCGCGGTTCCACAGAAAGGAAACTTACGAACACGCAGATTCCCCTTCGACTGTATTGTAAACTTTAGCTTAAACTAATCTTCTTTATATCACCAGGCAATGTCAGGCCACTGACGATTCCATGACGGTTGCGTTGTTTGCAAattgaaaatggtgtaaaaactcTTAACTGTGCTTGTGCCAGAATAATACAAGCATCAATTCCTGCTACGCCCAGCTCTGGAACCTTCTACCCGCCTCCTGACAGGGGAAGGACCAATCAAGTCCTGAAGCAAACGCTTTAACCAATAGTGTAACCAAACGAAAGCAAAGTAGGTGGGCCAAGTGCTGACGGACACAATCAGCAACCCATCATCAAATAGAATGATACAACTGCGACGCCATGACCACGGAGGGACGCTATTCTACAATCTTTACCACTATCCAACAAAGTTTGTCTCCAATCTTgtaccagttaaaaaaaaacaacaacactacaGCAGCAATAATTGCAGTAAATGATCTGATGggcaattaaaaaataaaacatacaatacagtttttcttcaataaacCTAAACTTtaaacatacactaccagtcaaaagtttggactcacctgttttttctttatttccaaCGACTATTTACAGTGTAgatcactgaaggcatcaaaactatgaatgaacacatatggaattatgtagttaaaaaaaagtgtgacagaactcaaaacatgttttacattttagattcttcaacatagccacattttgcttttactactgctttgcacattcttggcattctctcaatgagcttcatgaggtagtcacctgaaatgtttttcaagtcttgaaggagttaccagtgatgctgagcacttgttggccatctgcggtccatctcatgtcatttaaatgagaaggtgagtccaaacttttgactggtagtgtataatgTATGTATTGTGCA
Encoded proteins:
- the tbcb gene encoding tubulin-folding cofactor B, with protein sequence MDSGVTVITNPTVNVRLTTTLSSFEVQRRFNRGISVAELKGKLEMIVGALASCMDLELYSINDKFLQKIDDNEALLGSYPVDDDCRIHVIDRSGGKMGEFSDVSKVEKFELSDEAYDKKTDSARSFMKKQRVGRYNEEDMAKKKAELAAREEEQKAAADAISVGNRCQVQVPGQPTKLGTVMYVGTTDFKPGYWVGVKYDEPLGKHSGSVGGKCYFECENKYGAFVKPLSVTVGDFPEEDYGLDEM